One segment of Tamandua tetradactyla isolate mTamTet1 chromosome 13, mTamTet1.pri, whole genome shotgun sequence DNA contains the following:
- the RHOBTB1 gene encoding rho-related BTB domain-containing protein 1 isoform X3, producing the protein MDTDMDYERPNVETIKCVVVGDNAVGKTRLICARACNTTLTQYQLLATHVPTVWAIDQYRVCQEVLERSRDVVDEVSVSLRLWDTFGDHHKDRRFAYGRSDVVVLCFSIANPNSLNHVKTMWYQEIKHFCPRTPVVLVGCQLDLRYADLEAVNRARRPLARPIKRGDILPPEKGREVAKELGIPYYETSVFDQFGIKDVFDNAIRAALISRRHLQFWKSHLKKVQKPLLQAPFLPPKAPPPVIKIPECPSTGTNEAACLLDNPLCADVLFVLQDQEHIFAHRIYLATSSSKFYDLFLMESEESQSWSEGACEKEKQSKDFQGRTLSADPEEEREETMPRTPQVGRRRSTRGSLLEPLGPEADGSAAETQVLSGWSKGFVGMHKETQVNPISKRVGPVTVVRMDSAVQPGPFRTLLQFLYTGQLDEKEKDLGGLAQIAEVLEMFDLRMMVENIMNKEAFMNQEITKAFHVRKANRIKECLSKGTFSDVTFKLDDGAISAHKPLLICSCEWMAAMFGGSFVESGNSEVYLPNINKMSMQAVLDYLYTKQLSPNLDLDPLELIALANRFCLPHLVALAEQHAVQELTKAAMNGTGIDGEVLSYLELAQFQVLP; encoded by the exons ATGGACACTGACATGGACTACGAAAGACCCAACGTTGAAACCATCAAGTGTGTGGTCGTGGGCGACAACGCCGTGGGGAAGACGCGCTTGATCTGCGCCCGAGCCTGTAACACGACGCTGACACAGTATCAGCTGCTGGCCACGCACGTACCGACCGTGTGGGCCATTGACCAGTACCGGGTCTGCCAGGAG GTCTTGGAGCGTTCCCGAGATGTTGTTGACGAAGTGAGCGTCTCTCTCAGGCTTTGGGATACTTTTGGTGATCATCACAAAGACAGACGTTTTGCCTATGGCAG GTCCGATGTTGTGGTTCTCTGTTTTTCGATTGCTAACCCCAATTCCCTAAATCATGTGAAAACCATGTGGTATCAAGAAATCAAGCACTTTTGCCCTCGCACACCTGTTGTTCTGGTTGGCTGCCAGCTAGATCTCCGCTATGCTGATCTTGAAGCTGTTAATCGAGCCCGACGCCCTTTAGCAAG GCCCATAAAGAGAGGGGATATTTTGCCCCCAGAAAAAGGCCGCGAGGTTGCAAAGGAACTTGGCATACCGTACTATGAAACAAGCGTGTTTGATCAGTTTGGAATCAAGGATGTGTTTGACAATGCAATCCGGGCAGCCCTGATTTCCCGCCGGCACCTGCAGTTCTGGAAATCCCACCTAAAGAAAGTTCAGAAGCCTTTACTTCAGGCACCCTTCCTACCTCCAAAGGCCCCGCCACCGGTCATCAAGATCCCCGAGTGTCCTTCCACCGGGACAAACGAAGCTGCCTGTTTACTGGACAACCCTCTGTGTGCTGATGTCCTGTTTGTCCTTCAAGACCAGGAACACATCTTTGCACACCGAATTTACCTCGCTACCTCCTCTTCCaaattttatgatctttttttaatgGAGAGTGAAGAATCCCAAAGTTGGAGTGAAGGAGCTTGTGAGAAAGAGAAGCAGAGCAAGGATTTCCAGGGGCGGACACTGAGTGCTGACCCagaggaggaaagggaggagaCCATGCCCAGGACCCCTCAGGTTGGCCGTAGGAGGTCCACACGCGGGAGCCTGTTGGAGCCTCTGGGGCCGGAAGCCGACGGCTCAGCGGCCGAGACGCAGGTCTTGTCAGGCTGGAGTAAGGGGTTTGTTGGCATGCACAAGGAAACGCAAGTCAATCCCATCTCAAAGCGGGTGGGCCCCGTGACAGTGGTCAGGATGGACTCAGCGGTCCAGCCAGGCCCTTTCCGGACGCTGCTCCAGTTCCTTTATACAGGGCAACTggatgaaaaggaaaaggatttAGGGGGCCTGGCCCAGATCGCAGAGGTCCTGGAGATGTTTGATTTGAGAATGATGGTGGAAAACATCATGAACAAGGAAGCCTTCATGAACCAGGAGATTACGAAAGCGTTTCACGTCAGGAAAGCCAATCGGATAAAAGAGTGTCTCAGCAAGGGGACGTTCTCAG ATGTGACATTTAAATTGGATGATGGGGCCATCAGTGCCCACAAGCCGCTTCTGATCTGCAGCTGCGAGTGGATGGCTGCCATGTTCGGAGGGTCGTTTGTAGAAAGCGGCAACAGTGAG GTATATCTCCCGAACATAAACAAGATGTCAATGCAGGCGGTGTTGGATTATCTCTATACCAAGCAGTTGTCACCTAACCTGGACTTGGATCCGCTGGAATTAATTGCCTTGGCAAACAGATTTTGCCTGCCACACTTGGTTGCACTTGCAG AGCAGCACGCGGTTCAGGAGCTGACCAAGGCTGCCATGAATGGCACGGGCATCGACGGGGAAGTGCTCTCTTATTTGGAATTGGCCCAG TTCCAGGTGCTACCCTAG
- the RHOBTB1 gene encoding rho-related BTB domain-containing protein 1 isoform X1 translates to MDTDMDYERPNVETIKCVVVGDNAVGKTRLICARACNTTLTQYQLLATHVPTVWAIDQYRVCQEVLERSRDVVDEVSVSLRLWDTFGDHHKDRRFAYGRSDVVVLCFSIANPNSLNHVKTMWYQEIKHFCPRTPVVLVGCQLDLRYADLEAVNRARRPLARPIKRGDILPPEKGREVAKELGIPYYETSVFDQFGIKDVFDNAIRAALISRRHLQFWKSHLKKVQKPLLQAPFLPPKAPPPVIKIPECPSTGTNEAACLLDNPLCADVLFVLQDQEHIFAHRIYLATSSSKFYDLFLMESEESQSWSEGACEKEKQSKDFQGRTLSADPEEEREETMPRTPQVGRRRSTRGSLLEPLGPEADGSAAETQVLSGWSKGFVGMHKETQVNPISKRVGPVTVVRMDSAVQPGPFRTLLQFLYTGQLDEKEKDLGGLAQIAEVLEMFDLRMMVENIMNKEAFMNQEITKAFHVRKANRIKECLSKGTFSDVTFKLDDGAISAHKPLLICSCEWMAAMFGGSFVESGNSEVYLPNINKMSMQAVLDYLYTKQLSPNLDLDPLELIALANRFCLPHLVALAEQHAVQELTKAAMNGTGIDGEVLSYLELAQFHNAHQLAAWCLHHICTNYNSVCSKFRKEIKSKSADNQEYFERHRWPPVWYLKEEDHYQRVKREREKEDIALNKRHSRRKWCFWNSSPTVA, encoded by the exons ATGGACACTGACATGGACTACGAAAGACCCAACGTTGAAACCATCAAGTGTGTGGTCGTGGGCGACAACGCCGTGGGGAAGACGCGCTTGATCTGCGCCCGAGCCTGTAACACGACGCTGACACAGTATCAGCTGCTGGCCACGCACGTACCGACCGTGTGGGCCATTGACCAGTACCGGGTCTGCCAGGAG GTCTTGGAGCGTTCCCGAGATGTTGTTGACGAAGTGAGCGTCTCTCTCAGGCTTTGGGATACTTTTGGTGATCATCACAAAGACAGACGTTTTGCCTATGGCAG GTCCGATGTTGTGGTTCTCTGTTTTTCGATTGCTAACCCCAATTCCCTAAATCATGTGAAAACCATGTGGTATCAAGAAATCAAGCACTTTTGCCCTCGCACACCTGTTGTTCTGGTTGGCTGCCAGCTAGATCTCCGCTATGCTGATCTTGAAGCTGTTAATCGAGCCCGACGCCCTTTAGCAAG GCCCATAAAGAGAGGGGATATTTTGCCCCCAGAAAAAGGCCGCGAGGTTGCAAAGGAACTTGGCATACCGTACTATGAAACAAGCGTGTTTGATCAGTTTGGAATCAAGGATGTGTTTGACAATGCAATCCGGGCAGCCCTGATTTCCCGCCGGCACCTGCAGTTCTGGAAATCCCACCTAAAGAAAGTTCAGAAGCCTTTACTTCAGGCACCCTTCCTACCTCCAAAGGCCCCGCCACCGGTCATCAAGATCCCCGAGTGTCCTTCCACCGGGACAAACGAAGCTGCCTGTTTACTGGACAACCCTCTGTGTGCTGATGTCCTGTTTGTCCTTCAAGACCAGGAACACATCTTTGCACACCGAATTTACCTCGCTACCTCCTCTTCCaaattttatgatctttttttaatgGAGAGTGAAGAATCCCAAAGTTGGAGTGAAGGAGCTTGTGAGAAAGAGAAGCAGAGCAAGGATTTCCAGGGGCGGACACTGAGTGCTGACCCagaggaggaaagggaggagaCCATGCCCAGGACCCCTCAGGTTGGCCGTAGGAGGTCCACACGCGGGAGCCTGTTGGAGCCTCTGGGGCCGGAAGCCGACGGCTCAGCGGCCGAGACGCAGGTCTTGTCAGGCTGGAGTAAGGGGTTTGTTGGCATGCACAAGGAAACGCAAGTCAATCCCATCTCAAAGCGGGTGGGCCCCGTGACAGTGGTCAGGATGGACTCAGCGGTCCAGCCAGGCCCTTTCCGGACGCTGCTCCAGTTCCTTTATACAGGGCAACTggatgaaaaggaaaaggatttAGGGGGCCTGGCCCAGATCGCAGAGGTCCTGGAGATGTTTGATTTGAGAATGATGGTGGAAAACATCATGAACAAGGAAGCCTTCATGAACCAGGAGATTACGAAAGCGTTTCACGTCAGGAAAGCCAATCGGATAAAAGAGTGTCTCAGCAAGGGGACGTTCTCAG ATGTGACATTTAAATTGGATGATGGGGCCATCAGTGCCCACAAGCCGCTTCTGATCTGCAGCTGCGAGTGGATGGCTGCCATGTTCGGAGGGTCGTTTGTAGAAAGCGGCAACAGTGAG GTATATCTCCCGAACATAAACAAGATGTCAATGCAGGCGGTGTTGGATTATCTCTATACCAAGCAGTTGTCACCTAACCTGGACTTGGATCCGCTGGAATTAATTGCCTTGGCAAACAGATTTTGCCTGCCACACTTGGTTGCACTTGCAG AGCAGCACGCGGTTCAGGAGCTGACCAAGGCTGCCATGAATGGCACGGGCATCGACGGGGAAGTGCTCTCTTATTTGGAATTGGCCCAG TTTCACAATGCCCACCAATTGGCAGCCTGGTGTTTGCACCACATCTGCACCAACTACAACAGTGTTTGTTCCAAGTTCCGCAAGGAGATCAAATCGAAATCTGCGG ACAACCAGGAATACTTCGAGCGGCACCGCTGGCCCCCTGTGTGGTACCTGAAGGAGGAGGACCACTACCAGCGTGTGAAAAGGGAACGCGAGAAGGAAGATATTGCACTAAATAAACGTCACTCCAGACGAAAGTGGTGCTTCTGGAATTCATCTCCAACAGTTGcctga
- the RHOBTB1 gene encoding rho-related BTB domain-containing protein 1 isoform X2 has translation MIHYPSSSNSISIKDLSWSDVVVLCFSIANPNSLNHVKTMWYQEIKHFCPRTPVVLVGCQLDLRYADLEAVNRARRPLARPIKRGDILPPEKGREVAKELGIPYYETSVFDQFGIKDVFDNAIRAALISRRHLQFWKSHLKKVQKPLLQAPFLPPKAPPPVIKIPECPSTGTNEAACLLDNPLCADVLFVLQDQEHIFAHRIYLATSSSKFYDLFLMESEESQSWSEGACEKEKQSKDFQGRTLSADPEEEREETMPRTPQVGRRRSTRGSLLEPLGPEADGSAAETQVLSGWSKGFVGMHKETQVNPISKRVGPVTVVRMDSAVQPGPFRTLLQFLYTGQLDEKEKDLGGLAQIAEVLEMFDLRMMVENIMNKEAFMNQEITKAFHVRKANRIKECLSKGTFSDVTFKLDDGAISAHKPLLICSCEWMAAMFGGSFVESGNSEVYLPNINKMSMQAVLDYLYTKQLSPNLDLDPLELIALANRFCLPHLVALAEQHAVQELTKAAMNGTGIDGEVLSYLELAQFHNAHQLAAWCLHHICTNYNSVCSKFRKEIKSKSADNQEYFERHRWPPVWYLKEEDHYQRVKREREKEDIALNKRHSRRKWCFWNSSPTVA, from the exons ATGATTCATTATCCATCTTCCAGCAATTCTATATCAATAAAGGATTTGAGCTG GTCCGATGTTGTGGTTCTCTGTTTTTCGATTGCTAACCCCAATTCCCTAAATCATGTGAAAACCATGTGGTATCAAGAAATCAAGCACTTTTGCCCTCGCACACCTGTTGTTCTGGTTGGCTGCCAGCTAGATCTCCGCTATGCTGATCTTGAAGCTGTTAATCGAGCCCGACGCCCTTTAGCAAG GCCCATAAAGAGAGGGGATATTTTGCCCCCAGAAAAAGGCCGCGAGGTTGCAAAGGAACTTGGCATACCGTACTATGAAACAAGCGTGTTTGATCAGTTTGGAATCAAGGATGTGTTTGACAATGCAATCCGGGCAGCCCTGATTTCCCGCCGGCACCTGCAGTTCTGGAAATCCCACCTAAAGAAAGTTCAGAAGCCTTTACTTCAGGCACCCTTCCTACCTCCAAAGGCCCCGCCACCGGTCATCAAGATCCCCGAGTGTCCTTCCACCGGGACAAACGAAGCTGCCTGTTTACTGGACAACCCTCTGTGTGCTGATGTCCTGTTTGTCCTTCAAGACCAGGAACACATCTTTGCACACCGAATTTACCTCGCTACCTCCTCTTCCaaattttatgatctttttttaatgGAGAGTGAAGAATCCCAAAGTTGGAGTGAAGGAGCTTGTGAGAAAGAGAAGCAGAGCAAGGATTTCCAGGGGCGGACACTGAGTGCTGACCCagaggaggaaagggaggagaCCATGCCCAGGACCCCTCAGGTTGGCCGTAGGAGGTCCACACGCGGGAGCCTGTTGGAGCCTCTGGGGCCGGAAGCCGACGGCTCAGCGGCCGAGACGCAGGTCTTGTCAGGCTGGAGTAAGGGGTTTGTTGGCATGCACAAGGAAACGCAAGTCAATCCCATCTCAAAGCGGGTGGGCCCCGTGACAGTGGTCAGGATGGACTCAGCGGTCCAGCCAGGCCCTTTCCGGACGCTGCTCCAGTTCCTTTATACAGGGCAACTggatgaaaaggaaaaggatttAGGGGGCCTGGCCCAGATCGCAGAGGTCCTGGAGATGTTTGATTTGAGAATGATGGTGGAAAACATCATGAACAAGGAAGCCTTCATGAACCAGGAGATTACGAAAGCGTTTCACGTCAGGAAAGCCAATCGGATAAAAGAGTGTCTCAGCAAGGGGACGTTCTCAG ATGTGACATTTAAATTGGATGATGGGGCCATCAGTGCCCACAAGCCGCTTCTGATCTGCAGCTGCGAGTGGATGGCTGCCATGTTCGGAGGGTCGTTTGTAGAAAGCGGCAACAGTGAG GTATATCTCCCGAACATAAACAAGATGTCAATGCAGGCGGTGTTGGATTATCTCTATACCAAGCAGTTGTCACCTAACCTGGACTTGGATCCGCTGGAATTAATTGCCTTGGCAAACAGATTTTGCCTGCCACACTTGGTTGCACTTGCAG AGCAGCACGCGGTTCAGGAGCTGACCAAGGCTGCCATGAATGGCACGGGCATCGACGGGGAAGTGCTCTCTTATTTGGAATTGGCCCAG TTTCACAATGCCCACCAATTGGCAGCCTGGTGTTTGCACCACATCTGCACCAACTACAACAGTGTTTGTTCCAAGTTCCGCAAGGAGATCAAATCGAAATCTGCGG ACAACCAGGAATACTTCGAGCGGCACCGCTGGCCCCCTGTGTGGTACCTGAAGGAGGAGGACCACTACCAGCGTGTGAAAAGGGAACGCGAGAAGGAAGATATTGCACTAAATAAACGTCACTCCAGACGAAAGTGGTGCTTCTGGAATTCATCTCCAACAGTTGcctga